In Paenibacillus sp. FSL M7-0420, a single genomic region encodes these proteins:
- a CDS encoding sensor histidine kinase, with translation MKEKHRLSQLSFRQKLILTSIACLVIPALGMLYITNVYSKLIIREHSLEKATQSLRIVQSQIDVIFEEMVSVSNFVHFDPEIKTLLEDAKTNPVAARTLTSRLEQVAGDTIDLRITLLDKEGHAYSDYSFYDYDPRQFLKRGWFSTLEQLPPYDTLFMGAEDNYLTSLQAEQPYIFMTARALREETTAAPYAYLIVSRSEASIRERFASLEEDVYLLDEEENILSNRNQELIGTSFDHLLPVDELVFPDIVKFKGENQLLLSLPLKFARWRLISVAPYEQLTERLNGINRTGLIIQTIFAVSFLFALTVLLRRFTKPVLVLGKAARRVEDGDLMVRSGIRGADEIGSLGHSFDNMLDRVQLMLRQVETEQELKRQAEIAMLQAQINPHFLFNVLSSIRLKLLMKQDEENAAIVGSLSAMLRASFSSREEFVSIASELDFTKQYMELMRFTMRYPTEYAVHVDKELLLETVPRFILQPIIENAYKHGFLQGGGRVVITIGLVQSRLTITIEDNGTGIEEHTLAALLQHIRQKDAEIGALSADGTPVAESAHGIGLINVYQRLKLIYGERFEMNIESIHGGRTTVQLIMPVKRIGADNHDL, from the coding sequence ATGAAAGAAAAGCACAGGCTCAGTCAGCTCTCCTTCCGGCAAAAGCTAATCCTTACCTCCATCGCCTGCCTGGTCATTCCGGCACTGGGGATGCTCTATATTACCAACGTCTATTCCAAGCTGATTATCCGGGAACATTCCTTGGAGAAGGCCACGCAGTCCCTGAGAATTGTCCAGTCGCAGATAGATGTGATCTTCGAGGAGATGGTGTCGGTGTCGAACTTCGTTCACTTCGACCCGGAGATCAAGACGCTGCTGGAGGATGCCAAGACCAATCCCGTAGCTGCGCGTACCCTGACCAGCCGCCTGGAGCAGGTGGCCGGAGACACCATCGATCTGAGGATCACTCTGCTGGATAAGGAAGGACATGCCTATTCCGATTATTCCTTCTATGATTATGATCCCCGGCAATTTCTGAAGCGGGGCTGGTTCTCTACGCTGGAGCAGCTCCCGCCGTATGACACCTTATTTATGGGAGCAGAAGACAATTACCTGACCTCCCTGCAGGCTGAGCAGCCGTATATCTTCATGACAGCGCGTGCCTTAAGAGAAGAAACGACTGCCGCTCCCTACGCTTACCTGATTGTCAGCCGCAGCGAGGCTTCGATCCGTGAACGGTTTGCTTCCCTGGAAGAGGATGTGTATCTGCTGGATGAAGAGGAGAACATTCTGTCGAACCGGAACCAGGAGCTGATAGGCACAAGCTTTGACCATCTGCTGCCTGTAGATGAGCTGGTCTTCCCTGACATCGTCAAGTTCAAGGGGGAGAATCAGCTCCTCCTCTCGCTGCCGCTGAAGTTTGCCAGATGGAGACTCATCAGTGTCGCTCCCTATGAGCAGCTAACAGAAAGGTTGAACGGGATTAACCGGACCGGCCTGATCATTCAGACGATATTTGCGGTCAGCTTCTTGTTCGCGCTGACGGTTCTGCTGAGGAGATTCACCAAGCCTGTGCTTGTTCTGGGCAAAGCGGCCCGCCGGGTGGAAGACGGGGATCTCATGGTCCGCTCGGGCATCCGGGGAGCCGATGAGATCGGCAGCCTGGGGCACTCCTTCGATAACATGCTGGACCGGGTACAGCTGATGCTCAGGCAGGTGGAGACGGAGCAGGAACTCAAGCGCCAGGCGGAGATTGCGATGCTGCAGGCCCAGATTAACCCTCATTTTCTATTCAATGTACTAAGTTCGATCCGGCTGAAGCTGCTGATGAAGCAGGATGAAGAGAATGCTGCGATTGTCGGCTCCCTCTCCGCTATGCTGCGGGCCAGCTTCTCCAGCCGGGAGGAATTCGTCTCCATTGCCAGTGAGCTTGATTTCACGAAGCAGTATATGGAATTAATGCGGTTCACGATGAGATATCCTACGGAATATGCAGTACATGTGGACAAAGAGCTGCTGCTGGAGACGGTGCCGAGGTTCATCCTGCAGCCTATTATTGAGAATGCTTACAAGCACGGGTTCTTGCAGGGCGGAGGGCGGGTGGTCATCACCATCGGACTCGTTCAGTCCAGGCTAACCATTACCATCGAGGATAACGGCACGGGAATTGAGGAGCATACGCTCGCAGCCCTGCTTCAGCACATCAGGCAGAAGGATGCGGAGATCGGCGCCTTGAGTGCTGACGGGACGCCAGTGGCAGAGTCTGCTCACGGCATCGGATTAATCAACGTCTACCAGCGGCTCAAGCTAATCTACGGGGAGCGCTTCGAGATGAACATTGAGAGCATTCACGGGGGGCGCACCACCGTACAGTTAATCATGCCCGTGAAGCGGATAGGAGCAGATAATCATGACCTATAA
- a CDS encoding carbohydrate ABC transporter permease codes for MDVITEEGTAQRSGSPGISKMRKQSFYDNIAGYLFIAPMLILTVTLVIIPILLSGVISFSNWNFVSGLDGFQFIGLDNYTRLVQDESFHRSLYNNLIMIAVVPVAMFLALVLAVLINKATYFKTFFKVIYFMPFISSFVAIALLWRVLYHPNNGPINGFLRSIGIEHPPMWLADPKFALISVMIIMVWTSLGFNMVIYLAGLQNISRDLYEAADVDGASPLRQFFRITLPMLSPTSFFLLITGVVGSFKVFDLIMVLTGGGPAGSTSVIVYYLYEVAFVNLESGYASAMGIILLILILLVTLLQWVGQKKWVNY; via the coding sequence GTGGACGTTATTACTGAAGAGGGGACGGCACAACGGTCCGGCAGCCCCGGGATAAGCAAGATGCGCAAGCAATCCTTTTACGACAATATTGCAGGGTATTTATTCATTGCCCCCATGCTCATTCTGACCGTAACGCTGGTAATTATTCCGATTCTCCTATCCGGTGTGATCAGCTTCTCGAACTGGAACTTTGTATCCGGGCTGGACGGATTTCAATTTATCGGTCTGGATAACTACACCCGGCTGGTACAGGACGAGTCCTTTCACCGCTCGCTCTACAACAACCTGATCATGATTGCCGTTGTTCCGGTAGCGATGTTCCTGGCGCTGGTGCTGGCGGTGCTGATCAACAAGGCAACGTATTTCAAAACCTTTTTCAAAGTGATCTACTTCATGCCCTTCATCTCGAGCTTCGTGGCCATCGCCCTGCTCTGGAGAGTGCTCTATCACCCGAACAACGGTCCGATTAACGGCTTCCTCAGATCTATAGGGATCGAGCATCCGCCCATGTGGCTGGCTGATCCCAAGTTCGCCCTGATCTCGGTCATGATTATTATGGTGTGGACTTCACTGGGCTTCAACATGGTCATCTATCTGGCGGGCCTGCAGAATATCTCACGGGATTTGTATGAAGCCGCCGATGTGGACGGGGCCTCACCGCTCAGACAATTCTTCAGAATTACACTGCCGATGCTGTCGCCTACGTCCTTCTTCCTGCTGATCACAGGAGTTGTCGGGTCCTTCAAGGTCTTCGATCTCATTATGGTGTTAACCGGCGGCGGCCCGGCAGGCTCAACCTCAGTTATTGTCTACTATCTGTATGAGGTGGCGTTCGTCAATCTGGAGTCGGGCTATGCTTCGGCGATGGGCATTATTCTGCTGATCCTCATCCTGCTGGTGACCTTGTTACAATGGGTCGGACAAAAGAAATGGGTCAACTACTAG
- a CDS encoding carbohydrate ABC transporter permease has translation MRSIKLNRVIVTVFMGVAGILFIMPFLWMLSASFKPELDVMKYPIEWIPSKWNAVENYKQVWAGAVPFTLYYWNTTKVTLMSTALSLIISAMAAYGFSKIMFKGRDILFLVVLATFMIPTQAILVPQFIMYRWLGLFDSHFGLVLLAASGVLGTFLLRQFFLGIHDEIIESARIDAAGHWTILMRIAMPLVQPALATYMILRFIWTWNDYQNPLIFLRSDSLFTLQLGIRKFADFSGEFYSLMMAGAVSAILPLLIIFMIGQKQVIEGVAMGSVKG, from the coding sequence ATGCGATCGATCAAGCTTAACCGTGTTATTGTTACCGTTTTCATGGGGGTTGCGGGCATCCTGTTCATCATGCCGTTCTTATGGATGCTCTCCGCCTCCTTCAAGCCCGAGCTGGATGTGATGAAATATCCCATAGAATGGATTCCGTCGAAATGGAATGCGGTGGAGAACTACAAGCAGGTATGGGCGGGAGCCGTGCCGTTCACACTCTATTACTGGAACACAACGAAGGTTACCCTGATGTCTACAGCGCTGTCGCTGATTATTTCTGCTATGGCGGCTTACGGCTTCTCCAAAATCATGTTCAAAGGGCGGGACATCCTCTTCCTGGTTGTCTTGGCCACCTTCATGATTCCGACGCAGGCCATTCTGGTTCCGCAGTTCATCATGTACCGCTGGCTTGGACTCTTCGACAGCCATTTCGGGCTGGTGCTGCTTGCCGCCTCCGGCGTGCTGGGAACCTTCCTGCTGAGACAGTTCTTCCTGGGAATCCATGATGAAATTATTGAATCGGCGCGGATTGATGCAGCGGGCCATTGGACGATCTTAATGCGGATTGCCATGCCACTGGTGCAGCCAGCCCTTGCTACCTATATGATTCTCCGCTTTATCTGGACCTGGAATGATTACCAGAATCCGCTGATCTTCCTTCGTTCCGATTCATTGTTTACCCTGCAGCTGGGCATCCGGAAATTCGCTGATTTCAGCGGCGAGTTCTACTCCTTAATGATGGCAGGTGCCGTATCAGCCATTCTGCCATTGTTAATTATTTTCATGATCGGCCAGAAGCAGGTGATTGAGGGAGTTGCGATGGGCAGTGTCAAAGGCTAG
- a CDS encoding ABC transporter substrate-binding protein, producing the protein MSKVKRNLFIAVPLLSLLVSGCGGAGNAEKEPAATGAGTDAEQAVTIKLSNWYAKKMDNWDIVIAEFEKQHPNIKVEFASAEDNNSNEYYKKLDLAVAGGDDLDILMFSNMTFLSQRAGLGMIQPLDDYLAKDGINFKDEYTADTSIDGKVYGLPGKSSQGLVIINEDHLKEAGLELPKDWTWDQYMDYAKAMTKKTGDKTRYGTYFHSWIQYGYVAQTFGQAVNANLTTDDGKTANIDNPFMRKSLELRLRGETEGSATPYSEVVSQKLNYRPQYFNQDTSMLVTGSFLIPETGGTETIPASFKTVFAPLPKMKIEDPMSSNVSGDVLSIYSKSKHKDEAYTFIRWFSTEGIVLQGKNIPSWKKADLKDVVDRIIAGSKTPEMIDKASLLYVLENTIPTTAATAVPYHAELEKVLLEEFDKMLLSGQSIDDTIQHAQTKIQKIIDSKS; encoded by the coding sequence ATGTCAAAAGTAAAACGCAATCTATTCATCGCCGTACCGCTGTTATCCCTGCTGGTATCCGGTTGCGGCGGCGCCGGCAATGCAGAGAAGGAGCCGGCGGCAACGGGTGCCGGAACAGATGCAGAACAAGCGGTAACCATTAAGCTGAGCAACTGGTACGCCAAAAAAATGGACAACTGGGATATCGTCATTGCCGAGTTCGAGAAGCAGCATCCGAACATTAAGGTGGAATTTGCCTCTGCGGAGGACAACAACTCCAACGAGTATTATAAGAAGCTGGACCTTGCGGTGGCCGGCGGCGATGATCTGGATATCCTCATGTTCAGTAACATGACCTTCCTGTCCCAGCGTGCAGGGCTCGGTATGATCCAGCCGCTGGATGATTATCTGGCGAAGGACGGCATCAATTTCAAGGATGAATATACAGCCGATACCAGCATTGACGGCAAGGTCTATGGACTGCCCGGCAAGTCCTCCCAGGGTCTGGTGATTATTAACGAGGATCATCTGAAGGAGGCGGGACTTGAGCTGCCTAAGGACTGGACCTGGGATCAGTATATGGATTACGCTAAGGCGATGACGAAGAAAACGGGCGATAAGACCCGGTATGGCACCTACTTCCACAGCTGGATTCAATACGGGTATGTGGCACAGACCTTCGGGCAGGCGGTGAATGCCAATCTGACTACCGATGACGGCAAGACCGCCAATATTGACAATCCATTCATGCGCAAGTCGCTTGAGCTGCGGCTTCGGGGAGAAACGGAAGGCTCCGCAACCCCGTATTCCGAGGTGGTCAGCCAGAAGCTGAACTACAGACCGCAATATTTCAACCAGGATACCAGTATGCTTGTCACCGGCTCCTTCCTGATCCCGGAGACTGGCGGAACGGAGACGATTCCGGCCAGCTTCAAGACCGTGTTCGCTCCGCTGCCGAAGATGAAGATCGAAGATCCGATGTCCTCGAACGTGAGCGGGGATGTCCTGAGCATCTACAGCAAGTCCAAGCATAAAGACGAAGCCTACACCTTCATCCGCTGGTTCTCCACCGAGGGGATTGTACTGCAAGGGAAGAATATTCCGTCCTGGAAAAAAGCTGACTTGAAAGATGTGGTGGACCGGATTATCGCAGGCAGCAAGACCCCGGAAATGATCGACAAGGCTTCGCTGCTCTATGTTCTGGAGAATACTATACCAACTACAGCAGCTACAGCAGTGCCTTATCACGCTGAGCTGGAGAAGGTGCTGCTGGAGGAGTTCGACAAAATGCTGCTGTCCGGTCAAAGTATTGATGATACGATTCAGCATGCACAAACCAAGATTCAGAAGATTATTGATTCCAAATCCTAA
- the uidA gene encoding beta-glucuronidase — protein MLYPIMTETRSLYDLGGVWNFKLDDGTGWDESWQASKLTDTIPMAVPSAYNDLGVSPEIRNHVGWVWYERELTLPANILNERLVLRFGSATHKAKVFINGSLVMEHAGGFLPFEGVINGYIRPGTNRLTVAVHNVVDYTTLPVGLYTETEGPDGKTKVKNQPNFDFFNFAGLQRPVRIYSTPQTFVQDVTVVTDYKEEQGKERQGIVRYSVDISGEAEVRVTLLDEEGKAVCSGSGRSGTLDIPGVILWQPLNAYLYTLKIELLQAEQLVDVYELPFGVRTVEVKDGQFQINGEPFYFKGYGRHEDTPFHGRGLDEAANIMDFNLMKWSGANSFRTAHYPYAEEVMRLADREGFVVINETPAVGLDLNFLVMFSGGSKKDTWAEVQTFGHHRQVIRELINRDKNHACVVMWNVANEPASYEDGAYEYFKPLIEQLREEDPQHRPVTLVTHIEASPANDRISELIDVLAFNRYYGWYVDGGDLESAKDKLRLELEAWTRQCPGKPMMMTEYGTDTVAGLHDVEPIMFTEEYQVAFYRANHEVFDEFQEFVGEQVWNFADFATSQGIIRVQGNKKGIFTRDRKPKAAAHELRRRWTAIPDFGYKK, from the coding sequence GTGCTGTATCCAATAATGACGGAAACCCGCAGTCTGTACGATCTGGGCGGGGTATGGAATTTCAAGCTGGACGATGGCACCGGCTGGGATGAGAGCTGGCAGGCATCGAAGCTCACAGATACGATCCCTATGGCGGTGCCCTCGGCTTACAATGATCTTGGCGTGAGCCCGGAGATTCGTAATCATGTCGGCTGGGTCTGGTACGAGCGGGAGCTGACGCTCCCAGCGAACATCCTGAATGAACGGCTGGTGCTGCGCTTCGGCTCGGCTACCCATAAGGCGAAGGTATTTATCAATGGAAGCTTGGTAATGGAGCATGCCGGCGGCTTCCTTCCCTTCGAGGGCGTGATTAACGGCTATATCCGCCCTGGAACGAACCGGTTGACGGTGGCTGTTCATAATGTCGTGGATTACACGACACTGCCTGTAGGCCTGTACACAGAGACTGAAGGCCCGGACGGGAAGACCAAGGTGAAGAATCAGCCGAATTTCGATTTCTTCAACTTTGCCGGATTGCAGCGGCCGGTGCGGATCTATTCCACGCCGCAGACCTTCGTTCAGGATGTTACTGTAGTGACCGATTACAAGGAGGAGCAGGGGAAGGAGAGGCAGGGGATAGTCCGCTATAGCGTGGACATTAGCGGAGAAGCGGAGGTCCGGGTCACGCTACTGGATGAAGAGGGGAAGGCGGTCTGTTCGGGTTCAGGGCGGTCCGGCACTCTGGATATTCCTGGCGTGATCCTATGGCAGCCGCTGAATGCCTATCTGTACACCCTGAAGATTGAGCTTCTGCAAGCGGAGCAGTTGGTTGATGTCTATGAGCTGCCGTTCGGTGTGCGGACGGTAGAGGTGAAGGACGGGCAGTTCCAGATCAATGGCGAACCGTTCTACTTCAAGGGCTACGGCAGACATGAGGATACCCCGTTCCATGGACGGGGACTGGATGAAGCCGCGAACATTATGGATTTCAATCTGATGAAATGGTCCGGGGCCAACTCCTTCCGCACGGCGCATTATCCGTATGCCGAGGAAGTGATGCGTCTGGCCGACCGTGAAGGCTTCGTCGTGATTAATGAGACTCCGGCGGTAGGCTTGGATCTTAATTTCCTGGTGATGTTCTCAGGAGGTTCGAAGAAGGATACCTGGGCAGAGGTCCAGACCTTCGGGCATCACCGGCAGGTGATCCGGGAGCTGATTAACCGGGATAAGAACCATGCCTGTGTAGTGATGTGGAATGTGGCTAATGAACCAGCCTCTTATGAGGATGGGGCTTATGAATATTTCAAGCCGCTGATTGAGCAGCTGCGGGAAGAAGACCCGCAGCATCGTCCGGTTACGCTGGTGACGCATATTGAGGCATCCCCGGCGAACGACAGAATCTCTGAGCTGATTGATGTGCTGGCCTTCAACCGGTATTACGGCTGGTACGTGGACGGGGGAGATCTGGAGTCGGCGAAGGACAAGCTGAGGCTGGAGCTGGAAGCCTGGACCCGGCAGTGCCCGGGCAAGCCGATGATGATGACCGAATATGGAACCGATACCGTGGCCGGACTGCATGATGTGGAGCCGATTATGTTCACGGAAGAATATCAGGTGGCGTTCTACCGGGCGAATCATGAAGTCTTCGATGAGTTCCAGGAGTTTGTGGGCGAGCAGGTATGGAATTTCGCCGACTTTGCCACCAGCCAGGGCATCATCCGCGTGCAGGGGAACAAGAAGGGCATCTTCACCCGTGACCGCAAGCCCAAGGCGGCAGCGCACGAGCTGCGCCGGAGATGGACGGCTATACCGGATTTTGGGTATAAGAAGTAG
- a CDS encoding AraC family transcriptional regulator encodes MNDPFELRYDPIHKDFLYLHRTTTYNMGTFYHRHEAYELYLFLRGNVNFYIENSCYHLERGDLLVLNPEEMHRSFSQDESEYERITINLQKSYLHRLSTPATPLSWCFDYRPKGKGNIVHLEEAELQQVLRLTGDLEKALSSDAYGADILANSMLAQLLVLTNAAFHKTSIVPANIMPELVRRTMEYIDAHLEQTITLEQLSSTFHLNSTYISRQFKQHTGLTLRSYILDRRISLAKAYLRDGLSLTEACYQSGFSDYANFIRSFTKIAGVSPGRYAKLD; translated from the coding sequence ATGAACGACCCTTTTGAGCTGCGGTATGATCCTATCCATAAAGATTTCCTCTACCTGCACAGGACGACTACCTATAATATGGGGACCTTCTATCACCGCCATGAAGCGTATGAGTTATACTTGTTCCTGCGCGGCAATGTCAACTTCTATATTGAGAACAGCTGTTACCATCTGGAACGCGGTGATCTGCTTGTGTTGAACCCGGAAGAGATGCACCGTTCCTTCAGCCAGGATGAATCAGAATACGAACGGATCACGATCAATCTCCAAAAATCCTATCTGCACCGCCTGTCTACTCCGGCTACCCCGCTATCCTGGTGCTTCGACTACCGTCCGAAGGGTAAGGGCAACATTGTGCATCTGGAGGAAGCCGAGCTTCAACAGGTGCTACGGTTGACCGGTGACTTGGAGAAGGCCCTCTCATCGGATGCGTATGGAGCAGATATCCTCGCCAACAGCATGCTTGCTCAATTATTGGTGCTAACCAATGCGGCGTTTCATAAGACAAGTATCGTTCCTGCCAATATCATGCCGGAGCTGGTCCGCAGGACGATGGAGTACATTGACGCCCATCTGGAGCAGACCATCACGCTGGAGCAGCTTAGCAGCACCTTTCATTTGAACAGCACCTATATTAGCCGTCAGTTCAAACAGCACACAGGCCTGACGCTACGTTCCTACATACTGGACCGCAGGATTTCGTTGGCCAAGGCTTACCTCCGCGACGGGCTTAGCCTTACCGAGGCCTGTTATCAATCCGGCTTCAGCGATTACGCCAATTTCATCCGCAGCTTCACCAAGATCGCCGGAGTATCCCCTGGAAGGTACGCCAAGCTGGATTAA
- a CDS encoding GNAT family N-acetyltransferase, with amino-acid sequence MKATIQPITDTNKEQFENLFNYYLYELSAYSQEDVGTKGIYEMEDISPYYRDERLHPYFITFNGKIVGFILVTSPPYVAQEVDYSVQELFVLPKYRGTNIAKDAVMQILKLHSGRYEVGMFKSNVKAVKFWTKLIAALEIPVSAEDGVTEVQGKVLQTAGMKFTVA; translated from the coding sequence ATGAAGGCGACAATTCAACCAATAACAGATACAAACAAGGAACAATTTGAGAACTTATTTAATTATTATCTCTACGAGCTTTCTGCTTACTCACAGGAGGATGTTGGAACAAAAGGCATCTACGAAATGGAAGACATCTCGCCATATTATAGGGATGAACGGTTGCATCCTTACTTCATCACGTTTAATGGCAAAATCGTTGGGTTTATTCTGGTTACCTCTCCTCCTTATGTTGCACAGGAAGTGGACTATTCAGTGCAGGAGCTGTTTGTATTGCCCAAATACAGAGGCACGAATATAGCCAAAGATGCTGTCATGCAAATCTTAAAACTGCACTCGGGCCGCTACGAGGTGGGGATGTTCAAATCGAATGTAAAAGCGGTTAAGTTCTGGACAAAGCTTATAGCAGCACTGGAAATTCCGGTCTCCGCAGAAGACGGGGTCACTGAAGTTCAAGGAAAAGTATTGCAGACAGCTGGTATGAAATTTACGGTAGCTTAA
- a CDS encoding AraC family transcriptional regulator, protein MEQDVQYVFTPIPEEMICFHKSTTTEQLNPAQPYHRHDAYEIYLFLRGNAYMYVEQACYQLTPGDLLLIRPGEMHRCVCADNQPYERIGLNLRRSALQRLSSSRTNLLACFQSSPSGLNTLIRLSREQCAFYSRLADQLIHSLHSQDYGQDLLADCYATRLLVFINTLQQSSSALPHNLMPELVRLTMAYIEEHLLEPIYSAQLEQEFHYSGKYISQQFKEHTGLTIRSYIVNKRISLAMSHLAAGKSVAAACELSGFSDYANFIRSFTKVAGVSPGRYRAGMLP, encoded by the coding sequence ATGGAACAGGATGTCCAGTATGTGTTCACCCCGATCCCGGAAGAAATGATCTGCTTCCACAAGTCAACCACCACGGAGCAGCTCAACCCGGCTCAGCCCTACCACCGGCATGATGCTTACGAAATCTACCTGTTTCTGAGAGGCAATGCCTATATGTATGTGGAGCAGGCCTGTTACCAGCTGACACCCGGCGATCTGCTCCTGATCCGGCCCGGTGAGATGCACCGGTGCGTCTGTGCCGACAACCAGCCGTATGAACGGATCGGGCTGAACCTGAGAAGGTCCGCCCTTCAGCGGCTGTCCAGCAGCCGGACGAATCTGCTGGCCTGCTTCCAATCCTCACCCTCCGGGCTGAACACACTGATCCGGCTCTCCCGTGAACAGTGCGCCTTCTACTCCCGGCTGGCGGACCAATTGATTCATAGCCTCCACTCGCAGGATTACGGACAGGACCTGCTGGCCGATTGCTATGCCACCCGGCTGCTTGTATTCATTAATACCCTGCAGCAATCCTCCTCCGCCCTGCCGCACAATCTCATGCCGGAGCTGGTCCGGCTGACGATGGCCTACATCGAGGAACACCTGCTCGAACCGATCTACTCCGCTCAGCTGGAGCAGGAATTTCATTACAGCGGCAAATATATAAGCCAGCAATTCAAAGAGCATACGGGACTTACCATCCGCTCTTATATTGTCAATAAGCGCATCTCCCTGGCCATGAGCCACCTTGCCGCCGGCAAGAGCGTCGCGGCCGCCTGCGAGCTGTCCGGCTTCAGCGATTACGCCAACTTCATCCGCAGCTTCACCAAGGTAGCCGGAGTATCTCCGGGCAGATACCGGGCAGGGATGCTGCCGTAA
- a CDS encoding carbohydrate-binding protein: MKSKFKKSLLTLLASVTMLSALVIPPPPKVNAASDVTVNLSDQKQVIRGFGGINHPVWIGDLTAAQRETAFGNGANQLGFSILRISVDENPNNWYRELDTAKAAIAKGAIVFASPWNPPSSMTETFNRNGNPSAKRLRYDKYGAYAQHLNDFVTYMKNNGVDLYAISVQNEPDYAETWTWWTPAEMLNFMKNYAGAINCRVIAPESFQYLKNMSDPILNDSQALANMDILGAHLYGTQVNNFAYPLFKQKGAGKDLWMTEVYYPNSNNNSANLWPEALEVAYHMHNALVEGDFQAYVWWYIRRQYSPMNEDGTISKRGDSMAQFSKFVRPGYLRVDATKNPNTNVYVSAYKGDNKAVIVAINKSTSAVSQKFVLQNGTASSASAWITDASRKVAAGASINVSNGSFTAQLPALSVTTFVAELGSGGGTGSGTTYEAETGTTLTNAAAETVNAGYTGSGYVNFNAATDAAIQWNSVYCAVAGTKNLKFRYALESGTRNLDVYVNGSKVISNAAFTATGAWSSWGEKTVQVPMNVGNNTVKVVTTGTEGPNVDSITVTAQ, from the coding sequence ATGAAGTCAAAATTCAAAAAATCACTGTTGACCCTATTGGCTAGTGTGACCATGCTGTCTGCACTGGTGATTCCCCCGCCGCCCAAAGTAAATGCGGCCAGCGATGTGACCGTCAATCTGTCCGACCAGAAGCAGGTAATTCGCGGGTTCGGGGGTATTAACCATCCGGTCTGGATCGGGGATCTGACAGCCGCGCAGCGGGAGACCGCCTTCGGCAACGGGGCGAACCAGCTTGGATTCTCGATTCTGAGAATCTCTGTAGACGAAAACCCGAACAACTGGTATAGGGAGCTGGATACGGCCAAGGCGGCCATTGCCAAGGGAGCAATCGTCTTTGCTTCGCCGTGGAATCCGCCGAGCAGTATGACAGAGACCTTCAACCGCAACGGGAATCCTTCAGCCAAGCGTCTGAGATACGACAAGTACGGCGCATATGCCCAGCATCTGAATGATTTCGTGACGTACATGAAGAATAACGGGGTTGACCTGTATGCGATTTCGGTGCAGAATGAGCCGGACTATGCCGAGACCTGGACCTGGTGGACGCCTGCCGAAATGCTGAACTTCATGAAGAATTATGCCGGTGCGATCAACTGCCGTGTCATTGCGCCGGAGTCCTTTCAATATCTGAAGAATATGTCTGACCCGATTCTGAATGATTCCCAGGCGCTGGCCAATATGGACATTCTGGGGGCGCACTTGTATGGAACTCAGGTGAACAACTTTGCCTATCCGCTCTTCAAGCAGAAGGGTGCAGGCAAAGATCTGTGGATGACCGAGGTCTACTATCCTAACAGCAATAACAACTCGGCCAACCTGTGGCCGGAAGCGCTGGAAGTGGCATACCATATGCACAATGCGCTGGTTGAAGGGGATTTCCAGGCCTATGTATGGTGGTATATCCGCCGTCAATACAGCCCGATGAATGAGGACGGCACGATCAGCAAGCGCGGGGACAGTATGGCCCAATTCTCCAAGTTCGTCCGTCCGGGTTATTTGAGAGTGGATGCCACGAAGAACCCGAATACCAATGTCTATGTCTCGGCCTACAAGGGAGATAACAAGGCAGTTATTGTCGCTATTAACAAAAGCACATCGGCCGTAAGCCAGAAGTTTGTCCTGCAGAACGGGACGGCCTCCAGTGCCTCGGCATGGATCACGGACGCGAGCCGCAAGGTTGCTGCGGGAGCATCCATCAATGTATCGAACGGTTCCTTTACAGCCCAGCTTCCGGCGCTAAGTGTAACGACCTTTGTAGCGGAACTTGGAAGCGGGGGCGGTACCGGCTCGGGAACGACTTATGAGGCTGAGACTGGCACCACACTGACGAATGCGGCCGCAGAGACAGTCAATGCCGGTTATACGGGCAGCGGCTACGTCAATTTTAATGCGGCAACAGATGCTGCGATCCAGTGGAACAGTGTGTACTGTGCGGTGGCCGGAACCAAGAATCTGAAATTCCGCTATGCCCTGGAGAGCGGCACAAGAAATCTGGATGTGTATGTGAACGGCAGCAAGGTTATCAGCAATGCCGCGTTTACCGCAACGGGTGCCTGGTCCTCCTGGGGGGAGAAGACGGTTCAGGTTCCTATGAATGTCGGCAATAATACGGTAAAAGTGGTGACTACCGGTACGGAAGGTCCGAATGTGGACAGCATTACTGTGACCGCCCAGTAG